From Salvia splendens isolate huo1 chromosome 3, SspV2, whole genome shotgun sequence, a single genomic window includes:
- the LOC121794021 gene encoding zinc finger MYM-type protein 1-like: MEKYFGKRPRFLDSCPELEAHIAEENLMENDDINESEIKADPGLRKPIAEYGVNIRDRIRREYVAKGPCQPKGNIFQKTRQGKDNRSFRDAWYKDYDWLEYSESKHAAYCFYCFLFKRGYVAPGDEAFTSCGFSNWKKALEKFKAHVGDKSSAHNKARIEYENFVNQRQSVTYVVSRGMTTKEKEYRIRLTATVDVVRFLLIQGLPFRGHDESSTGPNI, encoded by the exons ATGGAGAAATATTTTGGAAAAAGACCAAGATTTTTGGATTCTTGTCCAGAACTAGAAGCACATATTGCTGAAGAAAATTTGATGGAGAATGATGATATAAATGAAAGTGAAATCAAGGCTGATCCTGGTTTGCGAAAACCAATTGCAGAATATGGTGTGAATATCCGGGATCGTATTCGTAGAGAATATGTAGCAAAAGGCCCTTGTCAACCAAAGggtaatatttttcaaaaaacgCGTCAAGGAAAAGATAATAGGAGTTTTAGAGATGCTTGGTACAAAGATTATGATTGGCTAGAATATAGTGAATCGAAACATGCCGCATATTGCTTTTACTGTTTTCTTTTCAAGCGTGGTTATGTGGCACCGGGAGATGAAGCCTTCACTAGTTGTGGTTTTTCTAATTGGAAAAAAGCACTAGAAAAATTCAAGGCACATGTTGGGGATAAAAGTAGTGCACACAACAAAGCAAggatagaatatgaaaattttgtCAATCAAAGGCAAAGTGTGACTTATGTTGTAAGTAGAGGTATGACAACAAAAGAAAAGGAATATCGAATTCGATTGACTGCAACTGTTGATGTAGTTCGTTTTCTTTTGATTCAAGGTTTGCCTTTTAGGGGACATGACGAGTCATCAACTg GACCAAACATATAG